A window from Schistosoma haematobium chromosome 1, whole genome shotgun sequence encodes these proteins:
- the GCY-31_3 gene encoding Soluble guanylate cyclase gcy-31 (EggNog:ENOG410V5S9~COG:F~BUSCO:EOG091G0A2L), with protein MTRPLLAVVSKNSFWTLSVAHGSKKSLHRQRSRDSVVYDIHSRESLKSKQVYVFGFSATGALGNEKYLGLHGKPGVGGVSRPTPLECSSSLGVPLKAACGYGFTTYICGGSHGDFGVYGCGINSDGQLGSQSVGLKTKLPTGNSVNVVPELVRIAICLDNTQKQIYRPSHVACGRAHTIISYENLKESNSDTPPLVFSLGNNVFGQCGREIIPGEKYDRDVEVITKIVLPPEIKSIKQLVCGQDHTLLLSSDGVVYSCGLGSDGQTGLGHYNVVDRFSAVKGSLVNERVCLLSSRGDTVLALTESNKLFAWGNNEYGQIWPLDQDVQVSEPVHLNLDHCIVPVESNLSSDNVHVGEVQSIACAGSMCCIVNKIGQVFVWGFGCIGLGPKVTCSPRPTLIPPGLFIPAIVNSESCINYVAAGLHHFIAQSNDGLLWAWGAPRGGLYCLGLGKQITSNSVNQTYPVPLLLSIKSKDVVCGVDHTVVIGKSFG; from the exons ATGACTCGACCTTTGCTCGCGGTAGTTTCGAAGAATTCTTTCTGGACCCTGAGTGTGGCCCATGGATCTAAGAAATCACTTCATCGACAAAGAAGCAGAGACTCTGTAGTTTATGATATCCATTCAAGGGAATCCTTGAAGTCAAAGCAAGTTTACGTTTTTGGTTTCTCAGCAACTGGAGCTCTCGGTAATGAGAAATATCTTGGTCTTCATG GTAAACCTGGTGTTGGAGGTGTATCACGGCCTACGCCTTTGGAATGTTCGTCGTCTTTAGGTGTTCCGTTAAAAGCTGCTTGTGGATATGGCTTCACAACATATATATGTGGAGGCAGTCATGGGGATTTTGGCGTCTACGGCTGTGGGATCAACAGTGATGGCCAATTAGGATCACAG TCGGTTGGATTAAAAACCAAACTTCCTACAGGCAACTCAGTAAATGTTGTTCCTGAACTTGTGAGAATTGCTATCTGTCTTGATAATACGCAAAAACAAATATATCGTCCTTCTCATGTGGCATGTGGTCGAGCACATACTATTATATCCTATGAAAATTTGAAAGAGTCGAATAGTGATACACCTCCTCTTGTTTTCAGCCTGGGTAACAATGTTTTTGGGCAGTGTGGAAGAGAAATAATTCCTGGCGAAAAGTACGATCGTGATGTGgaagttataacaaaaatagTCTTGCCACCAGAAATAAAATCTATCAAACAA TTAGTTTGCGGTCAAGACCATACCTTGTTACTCAGCTCAGACGGTGTTGTTTATTCCTGTGGACTTGGATCAGATGGTCAGACTGGTTTAGGTCATTATAATGTGGTTGATCGATTTTCTGCTGTAAAAGGTTCATTGGTAAATGAACGTGTTTG tttgctatcgtctcgcggtgATACTGTTCTTGCTCTTACTGAATCCAATAAATTATTTGCTTGGGGTAATAATGAATACGGTCAAATATGGCCATTAGATCAAGATGTACAAGTTTCAGAACCTGTTCACTTAAATTTAGATCATTGTATTGTACCAGTAGAATCTAATTTATCTTCGGATAATGTTCATGTAGGTGAAGTACAATCAATTGCTTGTGCCGGTTCTATGTGTTGTATTGTTAATAAAATTGGACAg GTATTCGTTTGGGGCTTTGGATGTATTGGATTAGGTCCAAAGGTTACTTGTTCACCTCGTCCAACATTGATTCCACCTGGTTTATTTATACCAGCTATCGTAAATAGTGAATCTTGTATTAATTATGTTGCTGCTGGTCTACATCATTTTATTGCCCAAAGTAATGATGGTTTATTATGGGCCTGGGGTGCTCCACGTGGTGGTTTATATTGTCTAGGCTTAGGTAAACAAATTACAAGTAATTCTGTTAATCAAACCTACCCAGTTCCATTACTTctttcaattaaatctaaaGATGTAGTATGTGGTGTTGATCATACTGTTGTGATTGGCAAATCATTTGGTTAA